One genomic region from Bacteroidales bacterium encodes:
- a CDS encoding peroxidase-related enzyme (This protein belongs to a clade of uncharacterized proteins related to peroxidases such as the alkylhydroperoxidase AhpD.): MSRIKVISYDEADGRLKEIYDGLISKRGQLAGVHTIQSLRPESIVKHIDLYMEIMFSKSELSRAEREMMAVVVSAANGCEYCITHHAQALLHYWKNTAKVELMKVDFRKVNLIDRELALCLYAHELTTEPKMSHKNDFTQKLRHAGLGDIAILDATLVVAYFNFVNRIVLALGLELEKNKGTGYKY, encoded by the coding sequence ATGAGCAGGATCAAAGTCATTTCTTACGATGAAGCCGACGGCAGGCTGAAGGAGATTTATGACGGGTTGATTTCGAAACGTGGCCAGCTGGCCGGTGTGCATACCATCCAAAGCCTGCGGCCGGAGAGCATTGTGAAGCACATTGACCTTTACATGGAAATTATGTTCTCAAAGTCGGAGCTCTCGCGTGCCGAAAGGGAGATGATGGCTGTGGTGGTTTCGGCAGCTAACGGATGTGAGTATTGCATCACCCATCATGCCCAGGCGCTGCTGCATTATTGGAAGAACACTGCAAAAGTGGAATTAATGAAAGTTGATTTTCGAAAAGTGAATCTGATTGACAGAGAGCTTGCACTTTGTTTGTACGCACACGAACTTACCACTGAGCCAAAGATGTCGCACAAAAACGATTTTACACAAAAACTTCGTCATGCAGGCCTTGGGGATATCGCCATCCTTGACGCCACTCTTGTGGTTGCTTATTTCAACTTTGTCAACCGGATCGTTTTGGCATTGGGTCTTGAATTGGAAAAAAATAAAGGAACAGGTTACAAGTATTAG
- a CDS encoding cysteine dioxygenase family protein, translating to MKLSELKAPVRALILDIANAGTMDNNLIREIIRSQNLCDNEFMPFTTFDHPCTESYGRRVIYDHGNFKVMLMSWAPGDFTAIHNHGYTEWGCVFFFGEATHRMYDFDGSNLKLKQKDTFSEGYTAPVCGDLIHIMGNSGKTGFTTLHIYGSNNKESDVSEGSTVFLPEFGKMATTMGSAYLNLDKSLMMSEKPFTGINEETLTDYFDLIKPFYERNNRLEMIRNMEHILSGKDAN from the coding sequence ATGAAGTTAAGCGAACTTAAAGCACCGGTCAGAGCATTGATTTTAGACATTGCAAATGCCGGTACAATGGACAATAACCTGATCAGAGAGATTATCCGTTCTCAGAATCTTTGTGACAATGAATTTATGCCTTTTACTACATTCGATCATCCGTGCACGGAGAGCTATGGTCGTCGGGTGATTTACGATCATGGCAATTTTAAAGTAATGTTGATGTCATGGGCGCCGGGCGATTTTACTGCAATCCACAATCATGGTTACACCGAATGGGGTTGCGTGTTCTTTTTTGGCGAGGCCACTCACAGGATGTATGATTTTGATGGGAGCAATCTAAAGCTCAAACAAAAGGATACTTTCAGTGAGGGTTACACTGCTCCGGTTTGCGGTGACCTGATCCATATCATGGGTAATTCGGGAAAAACCGGTTTCACTACCTTGCATATTTATGGTTCGAACAATAAGGAAAGCGATGTTTCAGAAGGATCAACAGTTTTTCTGCCGGAATTCGGTAAAATGGCCACTACCATGGGCTCGGCCTACCTGAATCTGGATAAAAGCCTGATGATGAGCGAAAAACCATTTACCGGGATAAATGAAGAAACCCTTACGGATTACTTCGACTTGATAAAACCATTTTACGAACGGAACAACCGGCTGGAGATGATCAGGAATATGGAGCATATCCTTTCGGGAAAAGATGCCAATTAA
- a CDS encoding thioredoxin family protein gives MKKITVILFAAVMVILTAARFPGGDSPNESNTGIQFFEGNWEEAQALAKAENKPIFLDLSTAWCGYCKRMKSKVYTDPDVGQYYNANFVNVSFDAEKGEGIALAKKYGVRGYPTFVFIMPDGTLAKQTSGYHKPDEFLDLAKSMN, from the coding sequence ATGAAAAAGATAACAGTAATCCTTTTTGCAGCAGTGATGGTCATCCTCACTGCTGCCCGGTTTCCCGGCGGCGATTCGCCGAATGAAAGCAACACCGGAATTCAGTTCTTTGAAGGAAATTGGGAAGAAGCACAGGCTTTGGCTAAAGCTGAGAACAAACCCATTTTCCTCGATCTTTCCACCGCCTGGTGCGGCTACTGTAAACGGATGAAATCCAAAGTTTACACCGATCCGGATGTAGGTCAATATTACAACGCCAATTTTGTGAATGTGTCATTTGACGCTGAAAAAGGTGAAGGAATAGCATTGGCTAAAAAATACGGAGTCAGGGGGTATCCAACCTTTGTTTTTATCATGCCTGACGGAACCCTGGCAAAGCAAACATCCGGTTACCATAAACCAGACGAATTTCTTGATTTAGCCAAAAGCATGAACTGA
- a CDS encoding EamA family transporter translates to MSISKSLTFNMLFLLTVIIRGFAFVEQRTGMEHFGPFTFNGIRFLLGSLTLLPLLALQNKSRGKSGI, encoded by the coding sequence ATGTCCATTTCCAAATCGCTCACTTTCAACATGCTATTTTTGCTCACGGTGATCATCCGCGGATTTGCTTTCGTAGAGCAGCGCACCGGGATGGAGCATTTCGGGCCGTTCACTTTTAATGGAATCAGGTTTTTGCTGGGGAGCCTGACGCTGCTTCCGTTGCTTGCATTGCAGAATAAAAGCCGCGGTAAATCAGGAATATAA
- a CDS encoding thioredoxin fold domain-containing protein yields MFRNTLLALLLMLVFVSCEAQNTDVTHVNSPDFRKLINKQNGSLLDVRTTSEFSNGHIEGSGQLNYYAMDFRQKLLLLPKNQPVYLYCNTGWRSKRAAEILVSNGYTEVYNLERGIMEWNLLDYPVIVEPGALADGENKMEPDEYAALLNSDKPVFIDFYAPWCAPCRQMMPMIDSLAIEYHEHIQIVKINADASKKLVKALKIASVPYFVLLQNSEIIFSKEGLTDRNELENVFKSYMTNNNVSSEK; encoded by the coding sequence ATGTTTAGAAACACCCTTTTAGCGCTGCTGCTCATGTTGGTATTTGTGTCATGCGAGGCACAAAACACCGATGTTACGCATGTAAATTCACCAGACTTCCGGAAACTGATCAACAAACAAAATGGCTCACTCCTCGATGTGCGCACAACGTCAGAATTTTCAAACGGACATATTGAAGGCTCAGGCCAACTGAATTATTACGCGATGGATTTCAGGCAAAAACTTTTACTCCTGCCAAAAAATCAACCGGTTTATCTTTATTGTAACACCGGATGGCGCAGCAAAAGAGCCGCAGAAATTCTTGTTTCGAACGGATACACCGAAGTTTACAACCTCGAACGCGGCATCATGGAATGGAATCTTCTTGATTATCCGGTTATCGTTGAACCCGGCGCCCTTGCTGATGGTGAAAACAAAATGGAACCTGATGAGTATGCCGCCCTGCTAAATTCGGACAAACCGGTGTTTATTGACTTTTACGCCCCATGGTGCGCCCCCTGCCGCCAGATGATGCCAATGATTGACAGCCTTGCAATTGAGTACCACGAACACATTCAAATCGTGAAAATTAATGCTGACGCTAGTAAAAAATTGGTGAAGGCGCTCAAAATTGCAAGTGTTCCTTACTTTGTGCTGCTGCAAAACAGCGAGATTATCTTTTCGAAGGAGGGGCTGACTGACAGAAATGAGCTGGAAAATGTTTTTAAATCGTACATGACCAACAACAATGTAAGCAGCGAAAAATGA
- the pgl gene encoding 6-phosphogluconolactonase — MTKTCLQVFSSVEELAAYFTAKLKEILSQSGNTVPISVALSGGSTPKAIFEYIANNDTGIPWNKIQLFWGDERCVSPESTESNYRMAKEHLLKHIPLSTSNIFRIKGEEAPVAEAQRYAETVVKLVPQQNQVPQFDIILLGLGEDGHTASLFPGSTELLQSHQLFEATEHPVTGQKRITATLKLINNAKTIFFLVTGESKAKMVGRILKRKNNWKQLPAAMVQPINGENIWLLDEKAAGQLTNLKH; from the coding sequence ATGACAAAAACTTGCTTACAAGTCTTTTCTTCTGTTGAAGAACTCGCAGCCTATTTTACTGCCAAACTTAAAGAAATCCTCTCACAATCAGGCAATACTGTACCTATTTCTGTTGCTTTATCAGGAGGATCAACACCGAAGGCGATCTTTGAATACATAGCCAACAATGACACTGGAATCCCATGGAACAAAATACAATTATTCTGGGGAGATGAACGCTGCGTCAGCCCGGAGTCAACTGAAAGTAATTATAGGATGGCAAAGGAGCATTTGCTCAAACATATTCCCTTATCCACTTCAAATATTTTTAGAATAAAAGGGGAAGAAGCGCCAGTTGCGGAAGCACAACGATATGCTGAAACGGTGGTAAAACTTGTTCCTCAGCAGAACCAGGTACCTCAGTTCGATATCATCTTGCTTGGCCTGGGTGAAGATGGACACACTGCATCATTGTTTCCCGGCAGTACTGAGCTTCTTCAAAGCCATCAATTGTTTGAAGCCACTGAGCATCCTGTTACCGGCCAAAAAAGGATAACAGCTACTCTTAAGCTGATTAATAATGCAAAGACCATCTTTTTTCTTGTTACCGGAGAATCCAAGGCAAAAATGGTTGGCCGAATATTAAAAAGAAAAAATAACTGGAAGCAACTTCCTGCTGCAATGGTACAACCAATAAATGGAGAAAATATCTGGCTTTTGGACGAAAAAGCGGCCGGACAATTAACGAATCTTAAACACTAA
- a CDS encoding glutamate decarboxylase gives MNDLEILSGAFEKIKNYLQENDDNTLPVVKHRLPADLGKEIEFPIALKGVSEHEFLGLMDKYLEFSVRTGNKQFLNQLYQGFNFPAFIGEVLTVLANTSMYTYEVAPVASMIETEMIRLMNSYTGYSGGDGIFLSGGSNANLVAMFSARNRIFPEGRFHGFDCTQKLKAFVNEQAHYSLETAANVLGIGAKNVIKVKADHLGRMIPSELEKAIQDSLAKGEKPFFVTATCATTLLGAYDPIDEMAEICEKYSLWLHADGSFGGSVILSDKHRHLMKGIEKTDSFAWNPHKLMNIPLICSVLLVKSRGTLQFNITDINTDYIFHDIDEVEDLGKKSIQCGRRVDAVKLWFAWKYFGLEGYRDRIDNLIEVAKYAEEKVNSHPQLELLAPRQSFSVCFRYLSQKSTNLNRFNLELRESLRKSGKTIVNYGYIGETLTIRLITANGELAKSDIDLFFDYLLQEAAVLETKFEKENAEG, from the coding sequence ATGAACGATTTGGAGATTTTATCAGGAGCTTTTGAAAAAATAAAAAATTACCTGCAGGAAAATGATGACAACACCCTTCCTGTAGTCAAACACAGGCTGCCTGCCGACTTAGGTAAAGAGATTGAGTTTCCCATCGCCCTAAAAGGAGTTTCGGAGCATGAGTTTTTAGGTTTGATGGACAAATACCTTGAGTTTTCGGTGCGTACGGGCAACAAACAATTCCTCAATCAACTGTACCAGGGATTCAACTTCCCGGCATTCATCGGTGAAGTGTTAACTGTATTAGCCAATACTTCGATGTACACCTACGAAGTGGCGCCGGTTGCCTCAATGATCGAAACCGAGATGATCAGGCTGATGAACAGCTATACCGGTTATTCCGGTGGCGATGGCATTTTCCTGAGCGGTGGCAGTAATGCCAACCTTGTGGCCATGTTTTCGGCGCGCAACCGCATTTTCCCTGAGGGTAGATTTCATGGATTCGATTGTACACAAAAGCTCAAAGCCTTTGTGAATGAGCAGGCGCATTATTCACTCGAAACTGCCGCCAATGTTTTGGGCATTGGTGCGAAGAATGTGATCAAAGTGAAAGCTGATCATCTGGGAAGAATGATTCCGTCGGAGTTGGAAAAAGCAATTCAGGATTCATTGGCTAAAGGAGAAAAACCGTTTTTTGTAACAGCAACCTGTGCCACCACCCTGCTTGGCGCATATGATCCGATTGATGAAATGGCCGAAATCTGTGAAAAGTACAGCCTTTGGCTTCATGCTGATGGTTCTTTTGGCGGCTCGGTAATTTTGAGCGACAAGCACCGCCACCTGATGAAAGGGATCGAAAAAACCGATTCTTTTGCATGGAACCCGCACAAGCTGATGAATATACCGCTGATCTGCTCAGTGCTGCTGGTAAAAAGTCGCGGAACTCTCCAGTTCAACATCACCGACATCAATACCGATTACATTTTTCACGACATTGACGAAGTGGAAGATCTGGGTAAAAAATCCATCCAGTGCGGACGGAGGGTTGACGCAGTAAAGCTTTGGTTTGCATGGAAATATTTTGGGTTGGAAGGTTACCGCGACCGGATTGACAACCTGATCGAAGTGGCCAAATATGCAGAGGAAAAAGTAAACAGCCACCCCCAACTTGAACTCCTTGCACCACGTCAGTCCTTCTCGGTGTGCTTCAGGTACTTATCCCAAAAGTCAACCAATCTGAACAGATTCAACCTTGAACTGCGCGAATCGCTGCGGAAAAGCGGCAAAACCATTGTTAATTACGGCTATATCGGTGAAACACTTACCATTCGGCTGATCACAGCAAACGGAGAACTTGCCAAATCTGATATTGATTTATTTTTTGATTACCTGCTTCAGGAAGCCGCTGTTTTAGAAACGAAATTTGAGAAGGAAAATGCCGAAGGATAG
- a CDS encoding YceI family protein, which produces MKKASILLSITALVFTLSAFTPPAGKFVSSNTHIKFYSTTPVEDIEANNYAAVSNLNPATGDVIFAVPMQGFEFEKSLMQKHFNQEDFLDTKQFPKASLKGKITNLQDINFDGDGAYQATVEGELTIKGVTRPIKEQGTITVKGNTIEVESKFSITLADYGVTFVKGKPSSNIAKTVEVTLKAEYQPE; this is translated from the coding sequence ATGAAAAAAGCAAGCATTTTATTAAGTATCACCGCATTGGTTTTTACACTTTCTGCTTTTACGCCTCCGGCGGGCAAATTCGTCAGCTCCAATACACATATCAAATTCTACTCTACCACTCCGGTTGAGGATATCGAAGCAAACAACTATGCTGCAGTGAGCAACCTCAATCCTGCAACCGGGGATGTAATTTTCGCTGTGCCCATGCAAGGTTTTGAATTTGAAAAATCGTTGATGCAGAAACATTTCAACCAGGAGGATTTCCTCGATACCAAACAGTTTCCAAAAGCCAGCCTGAAAGGAAAAATCACTAACCTTCAGGACATCAATTTCGACGGTGACGGTGCTTATCAGGCAACTGTTGAGGGCGAACTGACCATAAAAGGAGTAACCAGGCCCATCAAAGAGCAGGGGACGATCACGGTAAAAGGAAACACGATAGAAGTGGAAAGCAAATTCAGCATTACGCTGGCAGATTATGGGGTAACCTTCGTAAAGGGAAAACCATCTTCCAACATTGCCAAAACCGTTGAAGTGACTTTAAAGGCTGAATACCAACCAGAATAA
- a CDS encoding helix-turn-helix transcriptional regulator, translated as MKTHTLDEVQDQLIGKIGTPNRDRFEYELQMDLIGQAIKQTRQERKLTQEELGKMIGVQKAQISRIENNASNVTIETLMRVFEALQAKVRLQVELPHFKISLGQ; from the coding sequence ATGAAAACACACACATTAGATGAAGTTCAAGACCAACTTATTGGAAAAATTGGCACTCCAAACCGTGACAGATTTGAGTATGAATTACAAATGGACTTAATTGGGCAAGCCATAAAACAGACAAGGCAGGAGCGAAAATTAACCCAGGAAGAACTCGGCAAAATGATTGGCGTGCAAAAAGCTCAAATTTCGAGAATTGAAAATAACGCAAGTAATGTCACAATTGAGACGCTTATGCGAGTATTTGAAGCTTTGCAGGCGAAAGTGAGGTTACAAGTTGAATTGCCGCACTTTAAAATCAGCCTTGGACAATAA
- a CDS encoding sigma-70 family RNA polymerase sigma factor, whose amino-acid sequence MDKKLLKDWVALYTDEMLKWAYHKTSSTQIAEDLVQETFLVAVEKHETFKGESSAKTWLFSILNHKIIDYYRKKVHQPVLTESSSFSTFFEDDSSWKKERAPQNWHEDSHLLDQDDFAGVLKLCLDALPETWNLCVKLKYLSGKSGEEICQEVGITPTNFWQIVHRAKLQLRDCIDNKWFKN is encoded by the coding sequence TACACTGACGAAATGCTGAAGTGGGCTTACCACAAGACTTCATCAACACAAATAGCCGAAGACCTGGTGCAGGAGACTTTCCTGGTTGCGGTGGAAAAGCATGAAACGTTCAAGGGTGAGAGTTCAGCCAAAACGTGGCTTTTCTCCATCCTGAATCATAAAATCATTGACTATTACCGCAAAAAGGTGCACCAGCCCGTTCTCACTGAAAGCAGCTCTTTTTCAACATTTTTCGAGGACGACAGTTCGTGGAAAAAAGAACGCGCTCCTCAGAACTGGCACGAAGACAGCCACCTCCTCGACCAGGATGATTTCGCCGGAGTGTTAAAGCTATGCCTCGATGCTTTGCCCGAAACATGGAACTTATGCGTAAAGCTGAAATACCTCTCAGGAAAAAGCGGCGAAGAAATTTGTCAGGAAGTGGGTATCACCCCGACCAATTTCTGGCAAATCGTACACCGGGCTAAACTTCAGCTTAGAGATTGCATTGATAATAAATGGTTTAAAAATTAG
- a CDS encoding DUF4833 domain-containing protein, with amino-acid sequence MKRIYILSAFLLSGLMTSGLSPSRDEEVLFRITRSRDANEIFYTVNPDKNGFLNTENPITIYWLKRTEGNKTESLTWIQNKYAYGLHFLSITPTEAEFQFVSYSKRSFYLRKNKDGNFRVFTFAGETEIEVDKIFVQIDGGSFWFPKVSRVELHARKTECLTEIAEIINP; translated from the coding sequence ATGAAAAGAATTTATATCCTATCAGCTTTTCTGTTATCCGGACTGATGACATCAGGATTGTCGCCATCCCGAGACGAAGAAGTGCTCTTCAGGATTACCCGCAGCAGGGATGCCAACGAAATCTTTTACACAGTAAATCCCGATAAGAACGGTTTCCTTAACACTGAAAATCCCATAACCATTTATTGGCTGAAACGTACGGAAGGCAACAAAACAGAGTCGCTCACATGGATCCAGAATAAATATGCTTACGGACTGCATTTCTTGTCCATTACCCCAACAGAAGCTGAATTTCAATTTGTTTCGTACAGCAAAAGAAGTTTTTATTTGCGTAAAAATAAAGATGGGAACTTTAGGGTTTTTACTTTTGCCGGCGAAACGGAAATTGAGGTTGATAAGATTTTCGTTCAAATTGACGGAGGTAGTTTCTGGTTTCCAAAAGTTTCTAGGGTTGAATTGCATGCCAGGAAAACAGAATGTCTCACCGAAATTGCAGAAATCATTAATCCATAA
- the gnd gene encoding decarboxylating 6-phosphogluconate dehydrogenase, protein MKIGFIGLGKMGFNMVHRLLNSGHEVVAWNRSSEAIREIEKLGAEGANSFEDLVEKLPPRKVVWLMVPAGKPVDDNLETLLHLLKKNDIVVDGGNSFWRETQVRAKKAAEYGVHFLDCGTSGGVWGLQNGYCLMYGGDKEPADYVEPVFKSLAPKNGYVYCGPSGTGHMVKMVHNGIEYGMMQAYAEGFEILEKSPYDLNLTKIADAWQYGSVVRSWLLELAVNALKDDPKLEQLKDYVSDSGEGRWTVQTAIDFDVPAHVITASLFNRFQSRQEESFAMKMLAALRNQFGGHAVKTKS, encoded by the coding sequence ATGAAAATAGGATTTATCGGATTGGGCAAAATGGGCTTTAACATGGTCCATCGCCTGTTGAATAGCGGACACGAGGTGGTTGCATGGAACAGATCATCGGAAGCGATCAGAGAAATTGAAAAGTTAGGCGCAGAGGGGGCAAATTCTTTTGAAGACCTGGTGGAAAAACTTCCCCCACGGAAGGTGGTTTGGCTCATGGTGCCAGCCGGCAAACCGGTGGATGATAACCTGGAGACCTTACTTCATCTTCTGAAGAAAAATGATATTGTCGTTGACGGAGGAAATTCGTTTTGGCGTGAAACCCAGGTGCGTGCTAAAAAAGCCGCTGAATATGGCGTTCACTTCCTCGATTGCGGCACCAGTGGCGGTGTTTGGGGATTGCAAAATGGTTATTGCCTGATGTATGGCGGCGACAAAGAGCCAGCCGATTATGTTGAACCGGTTTTTAAATCGCTGGCGCCCAAAAATGGCTATGTCTATTGCGGGCCTTCAGGTACCGGCCACATGGTAAAAATGGTTCATAATGGCATCGAATACGGGATGATGCAAGCCTATGCCGAGGGGTTTGAAATCCTTGAAAAATCTCCTTATGACCTCAACCTGACCAAAATTGCCGATGCATGGCAATATGGAAGCGTTGTCCGTTCGTGGCTGCTGGAACTGGCTGTAAACGCTCTGAAAGATGACCCGAAACTGGAGCAATTGAAGGATTATGTTTCCGACAGTGGCGAAGGAAGGTGGACAGTGCAAACCGCCATTGATTTTGATGTGCCTGCCCATGTAATTACCGCGTCGCTTTTCAATCGCTTTCAATCCCGGCAGGAAGAGTCATTCGCGATGAAAATGCTTGCAGCACTCAGAAATCAATTTGGCGGACATGCTGTAAAAACCAAGTCATGA
- the zwf gene encoding glucose-6-phosphate dehydrogenase produces MRPNSSSPEDQILVIFGATGDLSKRKLMPSLFALENLDLLPDKFAIVGAGRSPMSDETFREAMGEALNKFSPEEDKSNLPSFISKLFYQQVEPDNLDSFAELHWRLKALQFQTGMDNGNIIFYLSTPPSMYEIIPKGLSASGLNNEANGWKRLIIEKPFGYDIESAMALNLALQKDWKEHQIYRIDHYLGKETVQNVLVTRFSNGIFEPLWNRNYIHHVEITSAENIGVGKRGGYYEGSGALRDMVQNHLLQVAGLIAMEPPASMNADAIRNETVKVLQSLRPIKWEEVKNNTIRGQYLASMIRGASVKGYREEEGVKPGSKTETFAALKFYIDNWRWGGVPFYIRTGKYLPTRVTEAVIHFKPTPHHIFAQKGSSDLSNQLIIRIQPDEGILLKFGMKTPGAGFNVQSVSMDFHYSDLSHLRIPDAYERLLLDCMIGDSTLYARIDAVMAAWKFITPILDAWKNDPDIPVYGYPAGSWGPDVADNLIEGKEVTWRHPCAALTGDENFCTL; encoded by the coding sequence ATGAGACCGAATAGCAGCAGCCCCGAAGACCAGATACTTGTCATTTTTGGCGCAACAGGCGACCTGAGCAAACGTAAATTGATGCCCTCGCTCTTTGCCCTTGAAAATCTTGATTTACTCCCTGATAAATTTGCCATTGTTGGTGCTGGACGTTCACCCATGAGCGATGAAACGTTCCGCGAGGCCATGGGTGAAGCGTTAAATAAATTCTCACCGGAGGAGGATAAAAGCAACTTGCCCTCTTTTATCAGCAAGCTTTTTTACCAGCAGGTAGAACCCGATAATCTCGATTCGTTTGCGGAACTGCATTGGCGGCTGAAAGCACTGCAATTCCAGACAGGAATGGATAATGGAAACATCATTTTCTACCTGTCAACTCCACCAAGCATGTACGAAATTATTCCAAAAGGGCTTTCGGCTTCCGGACTGAACAATGAAGCCAACGGGTGGAAAAGGCTGATCATTGAAAAACCTTTCGGTTATGATATCGAAAGTGCTATGGCGCTGAACCTTGCCCTGCAAAAAGACTGGAAGGAACACCAGATTTACAGGATTGATCATTACCTGGGAAAAGAAACGGTTCAGAATGTATTGGTTACCCGATTTTCAAATGGCATTTTCGAGCCATTATGGAACCGGAACTATATCCATCATGTGGAGATCACTTCCGCTGAGAACATAGGGGTTGGGAAACGCGGAGGTTATTATGAAGGGTCAGGCGCTTTACGCGATATGGTTCAGAACCACTTACTGCAAGTGGCAGGCTTAATCGCGATGGAACCCCCGGCATCAATGAATGCTGATGCTATAAGAAACGAAACAGTCAAGGTTTTACAATCCCTGCGCCCTATCAAATGGGAAGAAGTTAAAAATAATACCATCCGGGGACAATATTTAGCTTCGATGATCCGGGGAGCATCCGTGAAAGGCTATCGTGAAGAGGAGGGTGTAAAACCAGGCTCCAAAACCGAAACCTTTGCTGCACTCAAGTTTTACATTGATAACTGGCGCTGGGGCGGCGTTCCTTTTTATATCCGGACAGGGAAATATTTACCTACACGCGTAACCGAGGCTGTGATTCACTTTAAACCCACTCCTCATCATATTTTCGCACAAAAAGGAAGTTCTGATCTATCCAACCAGCTCATCATACGAATCCAGCCTGATGAGGGCATTTTACTTAAGTTTGGAATGAAAACTCCCGGAGCTGGATTTAATGTGCAGAGTGTAAGTATGGATTTCCATTATTCCGACTTATCCCATCTGCGAATCCCCGATGCTTATGAGCGATTGCTGCTCGACTGCATGATCGGCGATTCTACCCTTTATGCAAGAATAGACGCCGTAATGGCTGCATGGAAGTTTATCACACCTATTCTCGATGCATGGAAAAATGATCCGGATATCCCTGTTTACGGGTATCCTGCAGGTTCGTGGGGACCTGATGTGGCCGACAACCTGATTGAAGGAAAGGAGGTGACCTGGAGACACCCATGTGCAGCGTTAACCGGTGACGAAAACTTTTGCACATTATGA
- a CDS encoding DUF433 domain-containing protein, which produces MNRIVSNSEILGGKPVIRGTRLSVDFILNMLASGVSEKEILDDYQHITIEDIHACLAFAANALRNDIYLELEKVK; this is translated from the coding sequence ATGAACAGAATTGTTTCGAATTCGGAAATTTTAGGTGGGAAACCGGTTATCAGGGGAACGAGATTATCGGTTGATTTCATTCTCAATATGCTGGCATCAGGTGTTTCAGAAAAAGAAATACTGGATGACTATCAACATATTACTATTGAAGATATCCATGCCTGCCTTGCATTTGCAGCGAATGCCCTAAGAAATGACATCTACCTGGAACTTGAAAAAGTAAAATGA
- a CDS encoding type II toxin-antitoxin system RelE/ParE family toxin, whose protein sequence is MDKHFDIIFLDEAFEFLSSLEKKHYEKILFTIRKAQIRNSPELFKKLKDEIWEFRTLYQGLYYRLFAFWDKTNSENTLVISTHGIVKKTGKTPDSEIQKAKKVRSKYFKDKETTINTKI, encoded by the coding sequence ATGGACAAACATTTTGACATTATATTTTTAGACGAGGCATTTGAGTTTCTCAGCAGTCTTGAGAAGAAGCACTACGAGAAAATACTTTTTACTATTCGTAAAGCTCAGATAAGAAATTCTCCTGAATTATTCAAAAAGCTGAAAGACGAAATCTGGGAATTCAGAACGCTTTATCAAGGGTTGTATTACAGACTTTTTGCATTTTGGGACAAGACAAATTCTGAAAATACACTTGTTATTTCAACGCATGGAATAGTGAAAAAGACTGGCAAAACCCCTGACAGCGAAATCCAAAAGGCAAAGAAAGTACGTTCAAAATATTTTAAAGACAAAGAAACTACTATTAATACCAAGATATGA
- a CDS encoding DUF5615 family PIN-like protein, with product MCRLNTKEEKWHGAEDRFLLEKALGLKRFVLTHDSDFGNLIINAGQKFYGIIYLRLKSQHVKNVIEVLEKFFRIELDIKDSQIIVVTEDKIRVRNVT from the coding sequence ATATGCAGGTTAAACACCAAAGAGGAGAAATGGCATGGAGCAGAAGATCGGTTTCTACTTGAAAAAGCATTGGGATTAAAAAGATTTGTTTTGACTCATGATTCCGATTTTGGAAATTTGATCATAAATGCGGGCCAGAAATTTTATGGTATTATCTATCTCCGTTTAAAATCTCAGCATGTGAAAAATGTGATTGAAGTACTGGAGAAGTTTTTTAGAATCGAATTGGATATCAAAGACAGTCAAATTATTGTTGTGACAGAAGATAAAATTAGGGTAAGAAATGTCACATGA